A single window of Jeotgalibacillus haloalkalitolerans DNA harbors:
- a CDS encoding replication terminator protein, translating into MSTKIDFNSFADGAASEKINREIQRVLENIDDPNTDHKAKRTVTLTLTMTADEKRELVTTDVQVKSKLAPAKSVGSTLILGHDNGKVVGAELKSGAKGQTYWNEDGELAEDTGEVIEDEEAGEEKVVDFRKQKSSK; encoded by the coding sequence ATGAGTACAAAAATTGATTTTAATTCATTCGCAGATGGAGCAGCATCAGAAAAAATAAACAGAGAGATTCAGAGAGTGCTTGAAAACATTGATGATCCAAATACAGATCACAAAGCAAAGCGTACCGTCACATTGACGCTAACCATGACTGCAGATGAAAAACGTGAACTTGTGACCACGGATGTTCAGGTTAAAAGCAAACTGGCACCTGCCAAGTCAGTCGGATCCACTCTCATCCTTGGCCATGATAACGGCAAGGTTGTCGGGGCAGAACTTAAATCCGGTGCAAAGGGGCAGACGTACTGGAACGAAGATGGAGAGCTTGCAGAGGACACCGGTGAAGTCATTGAAGATGAAGAAGCCGGCGAAGAGAAAGTCGTAGATTTCCGTAAACAAAAATCATCTAAATAA
- a CDS encoding YopX family protein produces the protein MREIKYRARASHIKYARYKAWFYGAPYRDHKGKWRMRNDTHDVGIVDKSIAQFTGLIVENEKELYEGHIFHLGDPNITYTVVWHDTGLKGKQNGAASFVGLEHWQERIEIVGNRYENPELLEAKR, from the coding sequence GTGAGAGAGATTAAATATAGAGCTCGAGCAAGCCATATAAAATATGCGAGATATAAAGCATGGTTTTATGGCGCACCTTATAGAGACCATAAAGGTAAATGGAGAATGAGAAATGATACTCATGATGTTGGCATTGTCGATAAGTCAATTGCACAATTCACAGGGTTAATTGTCGAAAATGAAAAGGAACTTTATGAGGGACATATTTTTCACCTTGGCGATCCAAATATCACTTATACAGTAGTCTGGCATGACACTGGACTAAAGGGCAAGCAGAACGGTGCAGCAAGTTTTGTGGGCTTAGAACACTGGCAAGAAAGAATTGAGATTGTAGGAAATAGATATGAAAACCCTGAACTATTGGAGGCTAAACGATGA
- a CDS encoding Holliday junction resolvase RecU, protein MKSWSHSNRGKTLELYIDHANAMYEHRGQGVIVRQHPEVKATKVDGKRILSGFFKDKGAPDYIGLASGVSICFDAKETKVKTNFPLKNIKSHQVKYLKQWDQQGGLSFLIIHFTTHKEVYLFPYKALQQSLNEAAAAGAKSIPYKVIQERGRLIKPGDKITLDWLSTAWEARE, encoded by the coding sequence ATGAAATCATGGAGCCACTCAAACAGAGGGAAGACGCTTGAGTTATACATTGACCACGCAAACGCCATGTATGAGCACAGAGGTCAAGGCGTTATAGTCAGGCAGCATCCTGAAGTTAAAGCAACAAAGGTCGATGGGAAACGAATACTAAGCGGGTTTTTTAAAGATAAAGGCGCACCGGATTATATCGGTCTGGCAAGCGGTGTAAGTATCTGTTTCGATGCAAAGGAAACCAAGGTGAAAACCAACTTCCCGCTCAAGAACATTAAGTCACATCAAGTTAAGTATCTAAAGCAATGGGATCAGCAGGGTGGATTGAGCTTCCTGATCATTCATTTTACAACACATAAAGAAGTTTACCTGTTCCCTTATAAGGCACTGCAGCAGTCATTGAATGAAGCCGCAGCTGCAGGAGCAAAGAGTATTCCATATAAAGTTATTCAGGAGCGTGGCAGACTAATCAAGCCAGGCGATAAGATCACATTGGATTGGTTATCAACCGCATGGGAGGCGAGAGAGTGA
- a CDS encoding ATP-binding protein: MAKIGKKLLNAGRIPQASSNRCQNKHAGDDLPACNRVLMIDESGKEYCMYCDHILQEDQQLAAAAKENARKERMHRLQDHFNLYSIIPPRLKKAGFDNYKPANESQAKALNDCRRFAENFPKNLNEENDIGLLLHGMYGLGKSHLAVAIAKRVIELGSTYTKPDGTEGITVIFINLPELVTKIKATWRKDSDISESKILDMLKSCDLLIIDELGGAMNKQDEQGQSWLNDMLFQITDARQGRNTIYTSNPDPDELQQHVSKKIYERIFANIHILEFTGKSYRLNGTF, from the coding sequence TTGGCGAAGATTGGCAAGAAGCTATTGAACGCCGGAAGAATTCCGCAGGCAAGTTCTAACCGTTGCCAGAACAAACATGCAGGTGATGATTTACCGGCTTGTAACCGGGTCCTGATGATTGATGAGTCAGGCAAAGAATACTGCATGTACTGTGATCACATTCTGCAGGAAGATCAGCAGCTCGCAGCAGCCGCTAAAGAAAATGCACGTAAGGAAAGGATGCACCGCCTGCAGGATCACTTTAATCTTTACAGCATCATTCCACCGCGCTTAAAAAAAGCAGGGTTCGATAATTACAAGCCGGCTAATGAAAGCCAGGCAAAAGCATTGAATGATTGCAGAAGGTTCGCCGAGAACTTCCCGAAGAACCTGAACGAAGAGAATGACATTGGGTTGCTGCTCCATGGCATGTATGGACTTGGGAAAAGTCACCTTGCAGTAGCGATTGCTAAAAGAGTCATAGAGTTAGGTTCTACCTACACGAAGCCGGACGGCACTGAGGGGATCACAGTCATCTTTATCAACTTGCCGGAGCTGGTCACCAAGATTAAGGCCACGTGGCGGAAAGACAGTGACATCAGTGAATCAAAAATATTAGACATGCTGAAATCATGCGACCTGCTTATCATTGACGAGCTTGGCGGTGCAATGAACAAGCAGGACGAGCAGGGGCAGAGCTGGCTGAATGACATGCTATTTCAAATCACGGATGCCAGGCAGGGACGCAACACCATATACACATCTAACCCGGATCCAGATGAACTTCAGCAGCATGTCAGTAAAAAGATATATGAGCGTATTTTCGCTAATATTCACATTCTTGAGTTCACAGGTAAAAGTTATCGCCTGAACGGCACATTTTAA
- a CDS encoding phage replisome organizer N-terminal domain-containing protein, protein MSEVKWIKLSTQMFEDEKIRLIESMPEADTILIIWVKLLAQAGKTNASGYIYLSENIPYTDEMLSTIFNRPLNTVRLALQTFKNFGMIEIEQDNFVRVANWEKHQNTSSLEKIRKDTRERVAKHRENKRIQKENSNVTCNGEVTDIELEEELEEEKEKEYIPFFEIIEYLNKIAGTKFRASSKKTKDLIKARWNEQYTLDDFKSVINKKTAEWKGNPEMEQYLRPITLFSPKFESYLNQPEVKKREPAKAQGPGEFGEDWQEAIERRKNSAGKF, encoded by the coding sequence TTGTCTGAAGTTAAATGGATTAAGTTAAGCACTCAGATGTTTGAAGATGAAAAGATTCGTCTTATTGAGAGCATGCCTGAGGCTGACACGATCTTAATTATATGGGTGAAGTTACTGGCACAAGCCGGTAAAACGAATGCCAGCGGTTATATCTACCTGAGTGAGAATATCCCTTACACAGATGAAATGCTGTCCACTATTTTCAATCGTCCGCTTAATACGGTTCGGTTAGCGTTACAGACGTTTAAAAACTTCGGAATGATAGAGATAGAACAGGATAATTTTGTAAGAGTTGCAAATTGGGAGAAGCATCAGAACACCTCAAGTCTGGAAAAGATTAGAAAAGATACACGTGAGCGGGTAGCCAAACACCGCGAAAATAAAAGAATTCAGAAAGAAAACAGTAACGTTACATGTAACGGAGAAGTAACGGACATAGAACTAGAAGAAGAATTAGAAGAAGAGAAAGAAAAAGAATATATCCCTTTCTTTGAAATTATCGAATATCTAAATAAAATTGCTGGTACGAAATTCAGGGCAAGTTCTAAAAAAACAAAAGACCTGATTAAAGCCCGCTGGAACGAACAGTATACACTGGATGATTTTAAATCAGTGATTAACAAAAAGACTGCAGAGTGGAAAGGCAACCCTGAGATGGAACAATACCTCAGACCAATAACACTCTTTTCTCCAAAATTCGAATCATACCTTAATCAGCCGGAGGTGAAGAAACGTGAGCCAGCTAAAGCACAAGGACCCGGAGAGTTTGGCGAAGATTGGCAAGAAGCTATTGAACGCCGGAAGAATTCCGCAGGCAAGTTCTAA
- a CDS encoding BC1872 family protein — protein sequence MAEFKIDRIIAEKVMEWNVFCHENIDVIEVYAGDDVLYIPGDYQPTKNIENAFMVIDQFHRVEIETGRDAGQHCVTIRDDAGWLLSFHYAETVPMALCGAALKAKGIKID from the coding sequence ATGGCTGAATTTAAAATCGATAGAATAATTGCTGAGAAAGTAATGGAATGGAATGTGTTCTGTCACGAAAACATAGACGTCATTGAAGTTTATGCAGGTGATGATGTTCTTTATATACCTGGTGATTACCAGCCTACAAAGAACATTGAAAATGCATTTATGGTCATAGATCAGTTTCACAGAGTTGAGATTGAGACCGGAAGAGATGCAGGGCAACATTGTGTGACCATTCGAGATGATGCGGGATGGCTGCTATCTTTCCATTATGCAGAAACAGTTCCAATGGCCTTATGCGGAGCGGCATTAAAAGCAAAAGGCATCAAAATAGATTAG
- a CDS encoding phage antirepressor KilAC domain-containing protein, whose translation MNELIKTERDQNDEIIVSGRELHEFLEIGTEYKKWFARMLDYGFVEGADFLKVTQKCPTSLTGQNITDHHIKVDMAKELAMLQRNEKGKHARQYFIHLEKLWNSPEATMKRALQIADRNYKELEAKMLIDQPKVLFAEAVSASFDSILIGDLAKLLKQNGYDTGQNRLFKQLRDEGYLIKKKGASFNSPTQRAMNMDLFQIKETTITHSDGFVSVNTTTKVTGKGQQYFLNKYLGQRAVE comes from the coding sequence ATGAACGAATTGATTAAAACAGAGCGAGATCAGAATGATGAAATTATTGTCAGCGGACGCGAATTACATGAGTTTTTAGAGATCGGCACTGAATACAAAAAATGGTTTGCAAGAATGCTTGATTATGGATTTGTCGAAGGCGCTGACTTTTTAAAGGTGACCCAAAAATGTCCTACCTCTTTGACTGGTCAAAACATAACTGACCACCATATCAAAGTTGATATGGCAAAAGAACTTGCTATGCTTCAGCGCAATGAAAAAGGCAAACATGCCCGACAGTACTTTATCCATCTGGAGAAGTTGTGGAACAGTCCAGAAGCCACAATGAAAAGAGCCCTGCAGATCGCAGACAGAAATTATAAAGAATTAGAAGCCAAGATGCTCATCGATCAGCCTAAGGTTTTATTTGCGGAAGCAGTTTCAGCATCTTTTGACAGCATCCTTATTGGGGACCTGGCCAAGCTACTAAAACAAAACGGATATGATACCGGGCAGAACAGATTATTTAAACAGCTACGTGATGAAGGGTACCTGATCAAGAAGAAAGGTGCCAGCTTCAACAGCCCAACTCAGCGCGCTATGAACATGGACCTTTTTCAGATCAAAGAGACTACTATCACACACTCAGATGGATTTGTCTCAGTGAACACGACAACGAAAGTCACTGGTAAAGGACAGCAGTACTTCCTAAACAAGTATTTAGGTCAAAGAGCAGTTGAATGA